GTCAACGTGCCGGTGGGCGCGCTGCTGCTCGTCCTGGGCCGCCGGGTCCTGCCGCTGGGCGGCGCGAGCCGGAGCGAGCGGACGCGTGCGCTGGACCTTCCCGGGCTGGTGCTGCTGGGCGCCGCCGTGTCGTTGCTGACCGTGCCGCTGGTGCTCGGGCAGGAGGAGGACTGGCCGCTGTGGTCCTGGCTGTCGCTGGCGGGCGCGGCGGTGCTGTTCGCGCTGTTCTGCGGGTACGAGACCCGGCTGGCCCGGCACGGCGGCGCCCCGCTGATCGCGCCGCGGGTGCTGCGCCACCCCGGGATCGGCCTCGCCGTGTTCCGCGTCCTCACCGTGATGTCGGTCAACGCGGGCTTCCTCTTCGCGCTGACCCTGCACGTCCAGGGCGGCCTCGGCTACAGCGCGCTGCGGGCGGGCCTGAGCTTCGGCCCCACCGCCGCGGTGTTCGCCGCCGTCAGCCTGACCTGGCGGAGGTGGCCCGCCGGGCTCCAGCGGGCGCTGACGACGGCCGGGTTCGTGCTGACCGCAGTGTCCGTGGCCGTCGTGGGGCTGGCCTTCCACGGGGGCGGCGACGGGGGAGCGCTGCTGTACGCCGGATACACGGGCCTGGGCGCCGGGCTCGCGCTCGCCTTCAGCCCGACGCTCACCGGCGCGCTCGCCACCGTGCGGCCCGAGGACGCGGCGGACGCGAGCGGCCTGCTGGCGACGGTGACCCAGCTCGGTCAGCTGATCGGCGTGGCGTCTTTCGGCACACTGTTCCTGAACCGGCTTGAGTCAGTCGCGGTTCTGCGCTCGTATACCTCTGCGGAGGCGTTCTCGGTGTGTGCCTGGGCGCTGGCCGCCGCGGCAGCGGCGGGTGCCGTGTCCGGACTGGTACTGAGGCGTCGCTGACCGTATTGCTCCGGCCGTGGCAGAATCAAACGGCCGGAAGGGGGCGCGGCCCGACGGGAGGGAGTAGCGATGCCTGCGAGCATCCTTGAGGAGGTCGGCCACCTCCTCGGTGCGGCGTTGATACAGGACACGACCACCCGGCTGAGCTGCCCTTCCTGCGGTTCCGCGCACGTCGCCCAAGTCCTCGGCGACAACGGCGGAATCTCCTACGTGTGCACGGCCTGCGGCCACAGCTGGAGCTGATCGATGGGTGCACACAGGCGAAAGTGCGACTGGTGTGGGAGCGGTACGCCGATCGTCCGTGACATGGAGCCGATCAATCCCGACTACCAGTACTGGTGCGAGGAATGCGCGCGGGCGCTGATCATAAAAGGCGACCCGATCGAGACGTACCGGGAATTGGAGGGCGAGCCCATCTACGGCCGCCTTCTCGAGGAACACTGCACCCTCAAGCGCTTCTACTCCTTCGTGACGGCTTGACGCCGCGCGCTGCCGACTGCCGCGCCGAGCGACGACAGAGCAATTCCAGGGCGCCCCGACGGACTTCGGGGCGCCCGCTTGCGTGCCGCACTCCCCGCCAGCGCCAGTGCCACCGGCCGGTGCGCCGACCGCTCCAGGCGGCGGCCACGCGCGCGTAGTCACCACGTTTGACCCTCAAAACGGACATTTATGTATGTATCGAGGTGGGGTGGAAACCGATTTGGCGCTGCGCCGCAGGGCCTGTAATGTTTACGTCGTCGCCGGGGGAACCGGGCGAAACAAGAGAACAAGGGGCTATAGCTCAGTTGGTAGAGCGCTTGCATGGCATGCAAGAGGTCAGGAGTTCAATTCTCCTTAGCTCCACAGAAGTCGAAGGCGGATCATCCTCACGGATGGTCCGCCTTCGGCATGTTGCGCAGGGCGCAGTTGAGCGAGCAGGGCACAGTCATGCGAAGGGGGCGGGGCACCCGAGCCGGGCGCCCCGCCCCCTTCGTGTGGTCAGCGGCCGAGGGCGCGCCGGCCCCGGCCCTGCGAGACGACCGGCAGGTTGCGGGACGGCGCCTGCCCGCGCGTGTCCTCCTCGATGCGCAGGGCGAGCGCAGGGCAGCGGCGCACCGCGCGCAGCGCCTTCGCCTCCGCGTAGCGCGGCACCTGCGCCTGGGCGACGGTCGGGAAACCGTCGGCGCCCAGTTCGAACACCTCCGGCAGGATGTCGGCGCACAGCCCGTGGCCCCGGCACAGCGTCCAGTCGACGTAGATCTTCTGGCGGCTGGCGCCGGTCTCCTCGGGCTCTCCGCCGCCCGGGATGCCCGTGGGGGCCCTGCCGCCCTCGAAGAGCGGCAGAACGCCCTCCACGGGCCGTCCGCAGCCGTTT
This genomic interval from Streptomyces sp. NBC_00557 contains the following:
- a CDS encoding MFS transporter, with the protein product MLAALFMAALDVFIVNVAAPTIGSELQASGADLQLVIAGYTISYSVLLITGARLGDRLGHGRVHLTGVALFTAASLACGLAQGATELIVFRLVQGAGAALAIPQVLSLIQRTFAGEARARALGAYSAVLAVGAAAGQIVGGVLVSADLFGTGWRPVFLVNVPVGALLLVLGRRVLPLGGASRSERTRALDLPGLVLLGAAVSLLTVPLVLGQEEDWPLWSWLSLAGAAVLFALFCGYETRLARHGGAPLIAPRVLRHPGIGLAVFRVLTVMSVNAGFLFALTLHVQGGLGYSALRAGLSFGPTAAVFAAVSLTWRRWPAGLQRALTTAGFVLTAVSVAVVGLAFHGGGDGGALLYAGYTGLGAGLALAFSPTLTGALATVRPEDAADASGLLATVTQLGQLIGVASFGTLFLNRLESVAVLRSYTSAEAFSVCAWALAAAAAAGAVSGLVLRRR